A single window of Archangium gephyra DNA harbors:
- the gspF gene encoding type II secretion system inner membrane protein GspF, with amino-acid sequence MPVFEYKALDQAGKPIRGMLEADSPKTLRSQLRKDGKFLTEVLGQAEGGRAAVRKGANAAQADREVNFGKMARGRITTDDIAITTRQLATLLGAGVTLVESLSALVDQVEKERLKIILSEVKSRVNEGASLADALAVHQKVFGSLYVNMIRAGEHSGALDAVLLRLADFTESQSKLQQKIIGTMTYPAIMMLVGAGILTMLMVVVIPKVTKIFTTMKATLPITTRMLIWGSNFLRDWWFIIFPLIAAIIFSSVTYFRSPKGKPVWDRFALKAPIFGSLLRLLAISRFARTLATLLKSGVPLLTAMDITRAVITNSILADVVEKARDAIREGESIATPIKRSGEFPPLVYHMIAIGERSGQLEDMLLSVADSYENQVNVRIGALTSMLEPLLTVFMGVIIAFVAFSVLMPILQVNSAIR; translated from the coding sequence ATGCCAGTCTTCGAGTACAAGGCCCTTGATCAGGCCGGAAAACCCATCCGCGGAATGCTGGAGGCGGACTCGCCGAAAACCCTGCGCTCGCAGCTGCGCAAGGACGGCAAGTTCCTCACGGAGGTCCTCGGCCAGGCCGAGGGCGGCCGTGCCGCCGTGCGCAAGGGCGCCAACGCGGCCCAGGCGGACCGCGAGGTCAACTTCGGCAAGATGGCCCGTGGCCGCATCACCACGGACGACATCGCCATCACCACGCGCCAGCTGGCCACCCTGCTGGGCGCCGGCGTGACGCTGGTCGAGTCGCTCTCCGCCCTGGTGGACCAGGTGGAGAAGGAGCGGCTGAAGATCATCCTCTCCGAGGTGAAGAGCCGCGTGAACGAGGGCGCCTCCCTGGCGGACGCGCTCGCCGTGCACCAGAAGGTGTTCGGCTCGCTCTACGTGAACATGATTCGCGCCGGCGAGCACTCGGGCGCGCTCGATGCCGTGCTGCTGCGTCTGGCCGACTTCACCGAGAGCCAGTCCAAGCTGCAGCAGAAGATCATCGGCACGATGACCTACCCGGCCATCATGATGCTGGTGGGCGCCGGCATCCTCACCATGCTGATGGTGGTCGTCATCCCGAAGGTCACGAAGATCTTCACCACGATGAAGGCCACCCTGCCCATCACCACCCGCATGCTCATCTGGGGCAGCAACTTCCTGCGGGACTGGTGGTTCATCATCTTCCCGCTCATCGCGGCCATCATCTTCTCGTCCGTCACCTACTTCCGCAGCCCCAAGGGCAAGCCGGTGTGGGACCGCTTCGCCCTGAAGGCGCCCATCTTCGGCAGCCTGCTGCGCCTGCTGGCCATCTCGCGCTTCGCCCGCACGCTGGCCACGCTGCTCAAGAGCGGCGTGCCCCTGCTGACGGCCATGGACATCACCCGGGCCGTCATCACCAACTCCATCCTGGCCGACGTGGTGGAGAAGGCCCGCGATGCCATCCGCGAGGGCGAGAGCATCGCCACGCCCATCAAGCGCTCGGGTGAGTTTCCGCCGCTCGTGTACCACATGATCGCCATCGGTGAGCGCTCCGGCCAGCTCGAGGACATGCTCCTGTCGGTGGCCGACAGCTACGAGAACCAGGTGAACGTGCGCATCGGCGCCCTCACCTCCATGCTCGAGCCGCTGCTCACCGTGTTCATGGGCGTAATCATTGCATTCGTGGCCTTCTCGGTCCTGATGCCGATTCTGCAGGTGAACTCGGCCATCCGGTAA
- the gspG gene encoding type II secretion system major pseudopilin GspG codes for MTMSDKKTKQQRRRRGMTLIEIMVVITILGLIMAAVGVAVIPKLDEAKQDTARLDIANIHNALKLYYTKKGKYPDTGTGLKALVDTQNLEKVPTDPWGNEYVYMNEGGKPVLMSYGADGTQGGEGPDADISSRDTAKK; via the coding sequence ATGACCATGAGCGACAAGAAGACGAAGCAGCAGCGCCGCCGCCGCGGCATGACCCTCATCGAGATCATGGTGGTGATCACCATTCTCGGTCTCATCATGGCCGCCGTGGGCGTGGCGGTGATTCCCAAGCTGGACGAGGCCAAGCAGGACACGGCCCGGCTGGACATCGCCAACATCCACAACGCCCTGAAGCTCTACTACACGAAGAAGGGCAAGTACCCCGACACGGGCACCGGCCTGAAGGCCCTGGTGGACACGCAGAACCTGGAGAAGGTCCCCACGGATCCCTGGGGCAACGAGTACGTGTACATGAACGAGGGCGGCAAGCCCGTCCTCATGTCCTACGGCGCCGACGGCACGCAGGGCGGCGAGGGTCCCGACGCGGACATCTCCTCGCGCGACACGGCCAAGAAGTAG
- a CDS encoding type II secretion system protein GspG, with translation MTLEHAPTQQQTEETVRPSRVGRLLVAAVILLATAGAFAIASLTFDRTLSPLQRQARAEIRGLEGYFKSYHRITGRFPSQAENFYPLLQVGLLKEVPNDPWGRTYQYRMSDQGKGYIVSYGSDGVPGGTGDAADLISGGVLNNAIVGTPQQQEAAKGEQP, from the coding sequence ATGACCCTCGAGCACGCTCCCACGCAGCAGCAGACCGAAGAGACGGTGCGCCCGTCCCGCGTGGGGCGGCTCCTGGTCGCCGCCGTCATCCTCCTGGCCACGGCGGGGGCCTTCGCCATCGCCAGCCTCACCTTCGACAGGACGCTCAGCCCCCTGCAGCGCCAGGCGCGCGCGGAGATCCGCGGGCTGGAGGGCTACTTCAAGTCCTACCACCGCATCACCGGGCGCTTCCCCTCCCAGGCGGAGAACTTCTATCCGCTGCTGCAGGTGGGCCTGCTCAAGGAAGTCCCCAATGATCCCTGGGGGCGCACGTACCAGTACCGGATGTCGGATCAGGGCAAGGGCTACATCGTGTCCTACGGCTCGGACGGGGTGCCTGGCGGCACCGGCGACGCCGCGGATCTCATCAGCGGCGGCGTGCTGAACAACGCCATCGTCGGGACGCCCCAGCAGCAGGAGGCGGCGAAGGGGGAGCAGCCATGA
- a CDS encoding pilus assembly FimT family protein: MSGLAQRRAGERGLTLIEVSIAICIAAVLFAAVTISIGAITGAKAKASAAELAGVIRSIYDTAALSGKTCRIVFDLADPKDEDAVTRYRAECAAGNVTTSRDREDMLREESRAREDEKKGQKRNDPRRNFTRGSDDLPGLDELLAQEEGRVENAARFSEYTAEEVRPRDLPAGVNISVWTRHQREPAEKGVAYLYFFPQGFTEKAHVYVRQGDNVWTLAVSPLTGKVEIAGEALEVPKS; encoded by the coding sequence ATGAGCGGGCTCGCGCAGCGCAGGGCCGGAGAACGCGGGTTGACCCTCATCGAGGTGTCCATCGCGATCTGCATCGCCGCGGTGCTCTTCGCCGCCGTCACCATCTCCATCGGCGCCATCACCGGCGCCAAGGCCAAGGCGTCCGCCGCCGAGCTGGCCGGCGTCATCCGCTCCATCTACGACACCGCCGCGCTCAGCGGGAAGACGTGCCGGATCGTCTTCGACCTGGCCGATCCCAAGGACGAGGACGCCGTCACGCGCTACCGCGCCGAGTGCGCCGCGGGCAACGTCACCACCTCGCGCGACCGGGAAGACATGCTGCGCGAGGAGAGCCGCGCCCGCGAGGACGAGAAGAAGGGCCAGAAGCGCAACGATCCGCGCCGCAACTTCACCCGGGGCAGCGATGACCTGCCTGGCCTGGATGAGCTGCTCGCCCAGGAGGAGGGCCGCGTGGAGAACGCCGCGCGCTTCTCCGAGTACACGGCCGAGGAGGTCCGGCCCCGGGATCTGCCCGCGGGCGTCAACATCTCCGTGTGGACGCGCCACCAGCGCGAGCCCGCCGAGAAGGGCGTGGCCTACCTCTACTTCTTCCCGCAGGGCTTCACCGAGAAGGCCCACGTCTACGTGCGCCAGGGTGACAACGTCTGGACGCTCGCCGTGTCGCCGCTGACGGGTAAGGTGGAGATCGCTGGTGAGGCACTGGAGGTGCCCAAGTCATGA
- a CDS encoding prepilin-type N-terminal cleavage/methylation domain-containing protein — protein sequence MRRSRGFTLLETVVALAILALALMAIFDINSGAVSNHAYAKKLTVATLLARSKMTDLEQKLYDEGFSNDDDEESGDFSQEGWDNFKWRAKIIAPKTDGVSPEQLIGAIFNLPIGEGGDMSGLASMFGGGAAGGKDGKSGPSQTTSNPMAGAAMGMAQPMFTQMVQQITQTVREVHLTVYWKDGTQVESLDLVTHVVSLGPGSDRNGSSAFTPQNGTQPSDAANQWVDPASGMIVQGVPGPNGQMMHPQTGQPLMRRSDWLQQRMGSNPLGGIRGGVK from the coding sequence ATGAGACGCTCCCGTGGCTTCACCCTGTTGGAGACGGTGGTCGCGCTCGCCATCCTGGCGCTGGCGCTGATGGCCATCTTCGACATCAACTCCGGCGCGGTCTCCAACCACGCCTACGCCAAGAAGCTCACCGTGGCCACGCTCCTGGCCCGCTCGAAGATGACGGACCTGGAGCAGAAGCTCTACGACGAGGGCTTCTCCAACGACGACGACGAGGAGTCCGGCGACTTCTCCCAGGAGGGTTGGGACAACTTCAAGTGGCGGGCGAAGATCATCGCCCCGAAGACGGACGGCGTGTCTCCCGAGCAGCTCATCGGCGCCATCTTCAACCTGCCCATTGGCGAGGGCGGAGACATGAGCGGCCTGGCCTCCATGTTCGGCGGCGGCGCGGCCGGGGGCAAGGACGGCAAGAGCGGTCCCTCGCAGACCACCAGCAACCCCATGGCGGGCGCGGCGATGGGCATGGCGCAGCCCATGTTCACGCAGATGGTGCAGCAGATCACCCAGACGGTCCGCGAGGTGCACCTCACCGTGTACTGGAAGGACGGCACGCAGGTGGAGAGCCTGGATCTCGTCACCCACGTGGTGTCGCTGGGCCCCGGCTCGGACCGCAATGGCAGCAGCGCCTTCACGCCCCAGAACGGCACGCAGCCCTCCGATGCCGCCAACCAGTGGGTGGACCCCGCCAGCGGGATGATCGTCCAGGGCGTGCCCGGCCCCAACGGGCAGATGATGCACCCGCAGACGGGCCAGCCGCTGATGCGGCGCTCGGACTGGCTGCAGCAGCGCATGGGCAGCAACCCGCTCGGCGGAATCAGGGGAGGCGTGAAATGA
- a CDS encoding type II secretion system protein GspJ, whose amino-acid sequence MKRFVRRGFTLIEIMIAVSITALMGAMVGMAFQTGFHAKEVVEEEADHYRMLRAAMNRMAREIGSAYVSDRYDAQRYRDQNDRPTNFIGEEDQLTITTFAHQRLYTDAKESDQAIVEYSVQTSSERGANGRMDLMRRVNPNVEGRMDRGGTTDVLFEGVKKLEFAYWDSERKEWEEEWDTRRTELKSKLPTRVRITLIALDENGKETRYTTQTRVMLNTELPRY is encoded by the coding sequence ATGAAGCGCTTCGTGCGTCGTGGCTTCACGCTGATCGAGATCATGATCGCCGTGTCCATCACCGCGCTCATGGGCGCCATGGTGGGCATGGCCTTCCAGACGGGCTTCCACGCCAAGGAAGTGGTGGAGGAGGAGGCCGATCACTACCGCATGCTGCGCGCGGCCATGAACCGCATGGCGCGGGAGATCGGCTCCGCGTACGTGAGCGACCGCTACGACGCGCAGCGCTACCGCGATCAGAACGACCGGCCCACCAACTTCATCGGCGAGGAGGACCAGCTGACGATCACCACCTTCGCCCACCAGCGCCTGTACACGGACGCCAAGGAGTCCGACCAGGCAATCGTGGAGTACTCCGTCCAGACGTCCTCGGAACGAGGGGCCAACGGCCGCATGGACTTGATGCGCCGGGTGAATCCGAATGTTGAAGGCCGGATGGACCGGGGCGGAACCACGGATGTGCTGTTCGAGGGAGTGAAGAAGCTCGAGTTCGCCTACTGGGACTCCGAGCGCAAGGAGTGGGAGGAGGAGTGGGACACGCGCCGCACCGAGCTGAAGTCCAAGCTGCCCACGCGTGTTCGCATCACCCTGATAGCGCTCGACGAGAATGGCAAGGAGACGCGCTACACCACCCAGACGCGTGTGATGCTCAACACGGAGCTCCCCAGGTACTGA
- a CDS encoding general secretion pathway protein GspK yields MTSPHPTEAPPAGTRRKARGHRRQRGVAIIIAVVAITILTVVATEFAYNTRVDLQLAANQRDEVQAMYMARSGVALSRLLLRFQKQVDQTPIPNIGGMLAQLTGGGGPAAGGQQPASSLNIQLWKLARVDCHMLKGLVAGGGAEGEEEDDAPAPPPLHEEDDAAGGELSLGPSRRSFGGFTGCFLATIQDEEEKLNLHRLNAGTGDALPTAMRLMDLLSDKRFEFLFSKEDANGVRVLPQDVIIAIKDWVDEDKTQSAFDPTNAVSPFAAGFSDENGPYSRFDPRYESKNARFDSMDELYRVHGVNDRFMAAFRDRLTVYPDINSKPNVNTDDPMMMYMAILSAADPARPDPRLRDPVFVQELISRIRAARAFSFFGMGVADFVTAIESAGIAVNPQLKANVAGNRLLGDKSNTFSIKSVGEAGSVQKTITAVVRLDDGLGKLLYWREE; encoded by the coding sequence ATGACGAGCCCCCACCCCACAGAGGCCCCGCCCGCAGGCACCCGCCGCAAGGCCCGGGGACACCGCCGCCAGCGCGGCGTGGCGATCATCATCGCCGTGGTGGCCATCACGATCCTCACCGTCGTGGCCACGGAGTTCGCCTACAACACCCGCGTGGACCTGCAGCTGGCGGCCAACCAGCGTGACGAGGTGCAGGCCATGTACATGGCCCGCTCCGGCGTGGCGCTCTCCCGCCTGCTGCTGCGCTTCCAGAAGCAGGTGGACCAGACGCCCATCCCCAACATCGGCGGAATGCTCGCCCAGCTGACGGGCGGCGGCGGCCCGGCCGCGGGCGGCCAGCAGCCGGCCTCCTCGCTCAACATCCAGCTGTGGAAGCTGGCGCGCGTGGACTGCCACATGCTCAAGGGCCTGGTCGCCGGAGGTGGCGCCGAGGGCGAGGAGGAGGATGACGCTCCCGCCCCGCCCCCGCTCCACGAGGAGGACGACGCGGCCGGGGGTGAGCTGTCCCTGGGTCCCTCCAGGCGCTCCTTCGGCGGCTTCACGGGCTGCTTCCTCGCCACCATCCAGGACGAGGAGGAGAAGCTCAACCTGCACCGCCTCAACGCGGGCACGGGCGATGCGCTGCCCACCGCGATGCGGTTGATGGACCTGCTGAGCGACAAGCGCTTCGAGTTCCTGTTCTCCAAGGAGGACGCCAACGGGGTGCGCGTGCTGCCGCAGGACGTCATCATCGCCATCAAGGACTGGGTGGACGAGGACAAGACGCAGTCCGCCTTCGATCCCACCAACGCCGTCAGCCCGTTCGCCGCTGGATTCTCGGATGAAAACGGGCCCTACAGCCGTTTCGATCCCCGCTACGAGTCGAAGAACGCGCGCTTCGACAGCATGGACGAGCTGTACCGGGTCCATGGGGTGAACGACCGCTTCATGGCCGCGTTCCGGGACCGGCTCACGGTGTACCCGGACATCAACTCCAAGCCCAACGTCAACACGGATGATCCCATGATGATGTACATGGCCATCCTGTCGGCGGCGGATCCCGCGCGGCCGGACCCCCGGTTGAGGGATCCGGTCTTCGTCCAGGAGCTCATCTCCCGCATCCGCGCGGCGCGGGCCTTCAGCTTCTTCGGCATGGGCGTGGCGGACTTCGTGACCGCCATCGAGTCCGCGGGCATCGCCGTCAATCCCCAGCTCAAGGCCAACGTGGCCGGCAACCGCCTGCTGGGCGACAAGAGCAACACTTTCAGCATCAAGTCCGTGGGAGAGGCGGGGTCGGTCCAGAAGACGATCACCGCCGTGGTCCGGCTCGACGACGGGCTCGGCAAGCTCCTGTATTGGAGAGAGGAATAA
- a CDS encoding type II secretion system protein GspL: MARILGLDLGSHSVKGLLLDANTRTPAVKAWAEVRRGEGERLDTLRTALRELLARPEFHHPDQVVVALPGPSLVTHQLALPFTDPKRIEATIPFEVESQIPFDLNEAVFDYQVASQVKDKGSELLVGVVRREELATLLQVLNEAGVDPRVVTHPAITYQNLLLQQPGLFAGTDAEAVAIVDIGHERTTLAIGRPGGGVEFARTFAGGGQNLSRALAGEFQTPQPEAHHWKEQHGALASAATAQGPDGERAAAAFVRGLQPVLRELRPSFKAFTARTRRQVGAVLLCGGTARMPGLAEQLSKDLGMPVRVLTLPPETSAVVPAPEQPAVLQAYSLALRGQASGPKAPRFNLRRGEFAFKGDYDYVKDKLGLLASFAATLLLLLIASGVVRNSVLARREAQVDAVLCDVTQRILGACEKNYDIALNRLKGVESPAAALPKLSAVNLLAEMTQRVPADVPVTFDRIDIDLERISVRGLTDSSKQIDTIATALKGHRCFKEVKEGKVEKTRDGSKVTFRLDIQVQCPEQTQGGEG, encoded by the coding sequence ATGGCCCGGATTCTAGGTCTGGACCTGGGCAGCCACTCGGTGAAGGGGCTGCTCCTCGACGCGAATACCCGGACCCCGGCCGTGAAGGCCTGGGCCGAGGTGCGCCGTGGTGAAGGCGAGCGGTTGGACACGCTGCGCACGGCGCTGCGTGAGCTGCTGGCGCGCCCGGAGTTCCACCACCCGGATCAGGTGGTGGTGGCGCTGCCCGGCCCCTCGCTGGTCACCCACCAGCTCGCCCTGCCCTTCACGGACCCCAAGCGGATCGAAGCCACCATCCCCTTCGAGGTGGAGAGCCAGATTCCGTTCGATCTGAACGAGGCCGTCTTCGACTACCAGGTCGCCTCGCAGGTGAAGGACAAGGGCAGCGAGCTGCTGGTGGGCGTGGTGCGCCGCGAGGAGCTGGCCACGCTGCTGCAGGTGCTCAACGAGGCGGGAGTGGACCCGCGCGTGGTGACGCACCCGGCCATCACCTACCAGAACCTGCTGCTGCAGCAGCCGGGCCTGTTCGCGGGCACGGACGCGGAGGCGGTGGCCATCGTGGACATCGGCCACGAGCGCACGACGCTGGCCATCGGCCGTCCCGGTGGGGGCGTGGAGTTCGCGCGGACCTTCGCTGGCGGCGGGCAGAACCTCAGCCGCGCGCTGGCCGGCGAGTTCCAGACGCCACAGCCGGAGGCGCATCACTGGAAGGAGCAGCACGGAGCGCTGGCGAGCGCGGCCACGGCCCAGGGGCCGGATGGCGAGCGGGCGGCGGCGGCCTTCGTGCGCGGCCTGCAGCCGGTGCTGCGCGAGCTGCGCCCGTCCTTCAAGGCCTTCACCGCGCGCACCCGCCGTCAGGTGGGCGCCGTGCTGCTGTGCGGCGGCACCGCGCGCATGCCGGGCCTCGCCGAGCAGCTGAGCAAGGACCTGGGCATGCCCGTGCGCGTGCTCACGCTGCCCCCGGAGACGTCGGCCGTGGTGCCCGCCCCGGAGCAGCCGGCGGTGCTGCAGGCGTACTCGCTCGCGCTGCGCGGCCAGGCCTCGGGCCCCAAGGCGCCACGCTTCAACCTGCGCCGCGGCGAGTTCGCCTTCAAGGGTGACTACGACTACGTGAAGGACAAGTTGGGCCTGCTGGCCTCCTTCGCCGCCACCCTGCTGCTGCTGCTCATCGCCAGCGGCGTGGTGCGCAACTCGGTACTCGCGCGCCGCGAGGCCCAGGTGGACGCCGTGCTGTGCGACGTCACCCAGCGCATCCTCGGCGCCTGCGAGAAGAACTACGACATCGCGCTCAACCGCCTCAAGGGCGTGGAGAGCCCGGCCGCCGCGCTGCCCAAGCTGTCCGCCGTCAACCTGCTGGCGGAGATGACGCAGCGGGTGCCCGCGGACGTGCCGGTGACGTTCGACCGCATCGACATCGACCTCGAGCGCATCAGCGTGCGAGGCCTCACGGACAGCTCCAAGCAGATCGACACCATCGCCACTGCCCTCAAGGGCCACCGCTGCTTCAAGGAAGTGAAGGAGGGCAAGGTGGAGAAGACGCGGGACGGCAGCAAGGTGACCTTCCGTCTGGACATCCAGGTGCAGTGCCCCGAGCAGACCCAGGGCGGGGAGGGCTAG
- the gspM gene encoding type II secretion system protein GspM, which produces MEKLRGLLNDAKAWFERLSTRERQMVMGTGGAVLAFVLFVIIFSFANSADSYRKRTDQKLAKLREVQALAASYREATQERQGVEQQLTGSDVRLMTYIEEKATQAGLTVPNMTPKNDVGIGDGQIVESSVELTFTDVDLRKLHDFLSSVERGPGVVKVKSLRLEPRDASETLTAWTTVATYKMKQ; this is translated from the coding sequence ATGGAAAAGCTTCGAGGACTCCTCAACGACGCCAAGGCCTGGTTCGAGCGGCTGAGCACCCGGGAGCGCCAGATGGTGATGGGAACCGGAGGCGCGGTGCTGGCCTTCGTCCTGTTCGTCATCATCTTCTCCTTCGCCAACAGCGCGGACTCCTACCGCAAGCGCACGGACCAGAAGCTGGCCAAGCTGCGCGAGGTGCAGGCGCTGGCGGCCAGCTACCGCGAGGCCACCCAGGAGCGCCAGGGCGTGGAGCAACAGCTCACCGGCAGCGACGTGCGGCTGATGACGTACATCGAGGAGAAGGCCACCCAGGCGGGGCTGACCGTGCCCAACATGACGCCCAAGAACGACGTGGGCATCGGGGACGGGCAGATCGTCGAGAGCTCGGTGGAGCTCACGTTCACCGACGTGGACCTGCGCAAGCTGCATGACTTCCTGTCCTCGGTGGAGCGCGGGCCCGGCGTGGTGAAGGTGAAGAGCCTGCGCCTCGAGCCGCGCGACGCCTCGGAAACCCTGACGGCGTGGACCACCGTCGCCACCTACAAGATGAAGCAATGA
- the gspN gene encoding type II secretion system protein GspN, producing MAAETKIARWKLALGYGAFSLVAFLLCLFLTFPYDTLRKRAVDTAADAGYALRIGSLRPGLRGLTATNVRISKVPNGMTPELHGMLASNTSMLPGPEELGEPLNVDSVAVRPSLLPLGVTFHADLLGGSLSGNVGGLSDVQVAVKLSDLDTSEGNLKGFSGVDLTGKLNGTLNLTLPKTRGQPDLSQANGQLALDTKGLLIQGGNIMVPMYGTPTPMDLPKIALGDIDARIKIEKGLGTVEALQARSEDLEILGSGTVKFGQRLDVSQPDMDFKLKAEPEFVKRLGIMGAGLSILPPDKSDPKYRVAHLGGFFNRPNFGPARQQSQMR from the coding sequence ATGGCTGCTGAGACCAAGATCGCCCGCTGGAAGCTCGCCCTTGGCTACGGTGCGTTCTCGCTCGTGGCCTTCCTCCTGTGCCTGTTCCTGACGTTCCCGTACGACACGCTGCGCAAGCGCGCCGTGGACACGGCGGCGGACGCCGGCTACGCGCTGCGCATCGGCTCGCTGCGGCCGGGGCTGCGCGGGCTGACGGCCACCAACGTGCGCATCAGCAAGGTGCCCAACGGGATGACGCCCGAGTTGCACGGCATGCTGGCCAGCAACACCTCCATGCTGCCCGGCCCCGAGGAGCTGGGTGAGCCGCTCAACGTGGACTCCGTGGCGGTGCGGCCCTCGCTGCTGCCGCTGGGCGTGACGTTCCACGCGGATCTGCTGGGCGGCAGCCTCAGCGGCAACGTGGGTGGGCTGAGCGACGTGCAGGTGGCGGTGAAGCTGTCGGACCTGGATACCTCCGAGGGCAACCTCAAGGGCTTCAGCGGGGTGGACCTGACGGGCAAGCTCAACGGCACGCTCAACCTCACCCTGCCCAAGACGCGCGGCCAGCCGGACCTGAGCCAGGCCAACGGCCAGCTCGCGCTGGACACCAAGGGCCTGCTCATCCAGGGCGGCAACATCATGGTGCCCATGTACGGCACCCCCACCCCCATGGACCTGCCGAAGATCGCGCTGGGTGACATCGACGCGCGCATCAAGATCGAGAAGGGCCTGGGCACCGTGGAGGCGCTGCAGGCCCGGAGCGAGGACCTGGAGATCCTCGGCTCGGGCACGGTGAAGTTCGGCCAGCGGCTGGACGTGAGCCAGCCGGACATGGACTTCAAGCTGAAGGCCGAGCCGGAGTTCGTGAAGCGGCTGGGCATCATGGGCGCGGGCCTGTCCATCCTGCCCCCGGACAAGAGCGATCCGAAGTACCGCGTGGCGCACCTGGGCGGCTTCTTCAACCGTCCCAACTTCGGCCCCGCGCGCCAGCAGTCGCAGATGCGTTAG
- a CDS encoding sigma-54-dependent Fis family transcriptional regulator has product MPELVFFRRGEEVLRVGVGRERMVLGRGEKSDVVLPDPEVSRQQVALVFDGQRCTMEDLSGKGTQVAGASMKKGELADGADITLGQWRAVFRLHGSGQSDAATEVGDRTELQPRDSASRWHPAQVRIRQGGNETVQKLTGDSFTVGKDPSCDLVIQDSFISSRHLKVTRRDGHFHVLDTNSTNGTWMGPVRIFEVQVGLPTTLRLGQTDLVLEPVTPARRELSFHGIIGADPSVKQLVDLIERVAPSSAAVAILGESGTGKELVARALHECSQRADKPFIPVNCAAISKELIESELFGHEKGSFTGATNARKGAFEEADGGTLFLDEIGELPVDLQAKLLRALENGEIKRVGASKPSNVDVRVVAATNRDLLAASRDGRFREDLYYRLCVVPLHLPPLRNRRSDILGLAEHFLRMYSPRGQTVRLSPAAMERLQQHGWPGNIRELRNVVHRALLLRKGDAIDAPDITFDQEVNRETGVSVPELPPGMTLEQMLLKLERQIVEAALRRCNNNRERVARELGVARSTLFKRLKEWGLTRQEEETE; this is encoded by the coding sequence ATGCCGGAGCTGGTGTTCTTTCGTCGGGGCGAGGAGGTGTTGCGGGTGGGAGTGGGGCGCGAGCGCATGGTGCTCGGTCGCGGCGAGAAGAGCGACGTCGTCCTCCCCGATCCCGAGGTGAGCCGTCAGCAGGTGGCCCTCGTCTTCGACGGTCAGCGCTGCACGATGGAGGACCTGTCCGGTAAGGGCACCCAGGTGGCCGGCGCCTCCATGAAGAAGGGCGAGCTCGCCGATGGCGCGGACATCACGCTCGGCCAGTGGCGCGCCGTGTTCCGGCTCCACGGCAGCGGCCAGTCCGACGCCGCCACCGAGGTGGGCGACCGCACGGAGCTCCAGCCCCGCGACTCCGCGTCGCGCTGGCACCCCGCCCAGGTGCGCATCCGGCAGGGCGGAAACGAGACCGTCCAGAAGCTCACCGGCGACAGCTTCACCGTGGGCAAGGATCCGTCCTGTGACCTCGTCATCCAGGACTCCTTCATCTCCAGCCGCCACCTCAAGGTGACCCGGCGCGACGGCCACTTCCACGTGCTGGACACCAACTCCACCAACGGCACCTGGATGGGCCCGGTGCGCATCTTCGAGGTGCAGGTGGGGCTGCCCACCACGCTGCGCCTGGGCCAGACGGACCTCGTCCTCGAGCCCGTCACCCCGGCCCGCCGGGAGCTGTCCTTCCACGGCATCATCGGCGCGGATCCGTCCGTGAAGCAACTCGTAGACCTCATCGAGCGCGTGGCCCCGTCTTCCGCCGCGGTGGCCATCCTCGGCGAGTCCGGCACCGGCAAGGAGCTGGTGGCCCGCGCCCTCCACGAGTGCTCCCAGCGCGCCGACAAGCCCTTCATCCCCGTCAACTGCGCCGCCATCTCCAAGGAGCTCATCGAGAGCGAGCTGTTCGGCCACGAGAAGGGCTCGTTCACCGGCGCCACCAACGCGCGCAAGGGCGCCTTCGAGGAGGCCGACGGCGGCACCCTCTTCCTCGACGAGATTGGCGAGCTGCCCGTGGATCTCCAGGCCAAGCTGCTGCGCGCCCTGGAGAACGGGGAGATCAAACGCGTGGGCGCCAGCAAGCCCTCCAACGTGGACGTGCGCGTGGTGGCCGCCACCAACCGCGACCTGCTGGCGGCGTCGCGCGACGGCCGCTTCCGCGAGGACCTGTACTACCGCCTGTGCGTGGTGCCCCTGCACCTGCCGCCGCTGCGCAACCGGCGCAGTGACATCCTCGGGCTGGCCGAGCACTTCCTGCGCATGTACTCGCCCCGGGGCCAGACGGTGCGCCTCTCCCCCGCCGCCATGGAGCGGCTCCAGCAGCACGGCTGGCCGGGCAACATCCGCGAGCTGCGCAACGTGGTCCACCGCGCCCTGCTCTTGCGCAAGGGCGACGCCATCGACGCCCCGGACATCACCTTCGACCAGGAGGTGAACCGCGAGACGGGCGTGTCCGTGCCCGAGCTGCCCCCCGGCATGACGCTGGAGCAGATGCTCCTCAAGCTGGAGCGGCAGATCGTCGAGGCCGCCCTGCGCCGCTGCAACAACAACCGCGAGCGCGTGGCGCGTGAACTGGGAGTCGCACGCTCCACCCTCTTCAAACGGCTCAAGGAGTGGGGCCTCACCCGCCAGGAAGAAGAGACGGAGTAG